AGTGGTTTAACTGATAatggaagaaaaaaatttctgAATTTGCAGATTGGATGTTACAAATTGGTGAAGGACGTATGCAAATAATGCTAGCTACCGATGATATAGATGTGTCATGGATTGAAATTCCAAATGATTTATTAATAACTTctaattcaaattcaatagaatcaaTATTTCAAGCCACTTATACAAACTTTGCTACTAATTATAGTAATGTTTATTATTTAAGAGAACGCGCAATTGTTACACCAAGAAAATTCAACATTTAGTGATATAAAAAATTATGCCATAAATTTATTACCTGGTGATAAAACTACATACTTTAGTTATGATTCAATTTCAGCAGATTTTTGTAACAATGAAAACATTAATCCTTTATACCCAACCGAATTTCAACTCGAGTTAAGTGAATTACCATCGCACGAATTAGTCTTAAAAGTCGGCATGTCCATAATGTTACTAAGAAATCTTAATCAAATGTGTGGCTTATGCAATGACACAAAATTAATCGTGACAAATTTATATGATAAAATAAATGAAGCAAAAATTTTAATTGGAAATAATGTTGGACAAAAATTCTTTATACCGAGAATTGTATTAACTGCAACAGAACATAAATGGCCTTTTTGTCTAAAAGATGTCAATTTTCTATAAGACCATGTTATGCGATGATAATAAATAAGAGTCAAGGTCAATCATTAAGCCAAATCGATGTGTATCTAAGTGAACCAGTTTTTACACATGGACAATTATATATTGCACTATCTAGAGTTACATAAAAAATAGctttaaaatattaataaataataatggtgAATTATCAAATAAATACACAAAAAACATAGTTTATAAAGACGCGTTACAAAATGTatctataaaattaaatatataatgcacttttatttgaattaaatAATGATGCATATAAAATGTAACATATCTTTCCAaacaatcatttaaaatgttaAGCCTTTCTATTGCCATACAATCGTAACTCTTGAATCTAATTGACCCTTGGAGAAGGTAATTGGAGACCGTAATAGAACCTTGGAGAAGACTTatccaaaacagtaataacaCATGTTAAATTGTCTAACCATTTTGCTTTATAAGGGATTCATGACTCTGGAAAGGTCATTGTCGCCTTATTCAAAACATTGTGATAAGTTTGAAGTTCATATCCACCAACCATTTGAACCAagtatcttcttctttccctTTCTTTCTTACTAATTACTTTCACTTGTATTTCTTCTCAATCCCTACTCATTAATACCATTTGATAGTTTCATCAGTTTAAATATACGTTTAGGAATCAACCACTTTATTTAATGTTTGATGTTAGAATCCTACATATCACACACTCTGTTTGCATCCCGAAATTATACTTCTTAAATAACTCATGCATTCTATGATTCTTTTAAGGTTCAAATTTGGTGAGCAGAGAACTAACCATCTCCAGATCAAGGTTTAGAACATTTGCTAATGGTGAAATCAAAAACTTAGAATACATTAGTATTAGTAATAGTCAATAATTGATCCTTGCAAAATTCATTTGCTCACTGATATACTTCCTTTCAGGCGACAGAGGACACAAACCCAACACTCATTCGCAATATAAAGCCGTTCACTATGTATTACAGAATTAGAGTTCGTATGGGGAGAATTTAGAGACCTAAAACACATATGAGTGATGCCTATGATGGTCTTCATTATCTCTTGATTGAGCAAATGGTACTTTCTTTTCATAAATGTAAGTGATATTGATCATCTCCATCTAGCTATATATTTATGTTTGGAACTTTGCCTCAAAACAATTCGGTGCACTTTGcattaatttaaataaaaatataatattagtttCACATCTCTTTAAAATTTCGCGCTTAAATAACTTACATCAAcaatttatattgttgtttggcTATTATTGCATTGACGGTACTTTCTATTGTAGAGGAATTAATTTATATCAGTAATTCAATGTACCAATAACATACTTTATGTATTAGAACTAGGTTTGATGGTACGTTTGAGCATATAATTGCATGAACACTGCACATTCTATTAGAACTAGGTTCTTTCTTTGAGCTCTCTacctattttttatttaattgcaTCTTTTGAAGACTGCTAAAGGCCTAAAACCACTTTCCCAACATGACATATGACACACATTAAATTACTTTGCACAATTAACAGTACCACAAACTAAAATGTACTTACACTATTTGTCATCATTTAATTGATGAGGAAATATCAAATGCAGGGAGATCGAATTGAGAGTATCATTGAAGAGGAGAGCTGTGAATCTGTGAGtgacaaaatgaaaaaatgtCAGATATATGATATTTACAAGTTTAAGAGCAGAAAGTATAATTATGCTGGAATCAAATTAGTCAATCACGAATTGCAGCTGCTCTTCAATAGATTCAGTACAATCAATGGCTCAATCCCTTCACCTCAAAGATATggatttcatcttcttcaatttgATGAATTTGTTGCCCAACTTGACAACCAAAATGTTCTTGCAGGCATGTCCAcaatttcagaaaaaaaaaatttatatcatTTACGAAATACAAAAAGCATGTTTTATGTGTGAGACTAacaatcttttctttttgttataTGCAAGATCTTTATGGTTGTATCAAGACTATAACGAACAAATATCAAGTTTATGTGACGTGGAAGAAGAAATGGGAATGGGTACGTGACATATGTCTTCAAACCTGAGGTACAACATTAACAAATCCCATTATAAACATATAATCATCAGTTGTTTAATTAGTAGaatctagaaaaaaaatatgattgaACTTTTTCTCATATCTAATGCAGAAGAGAAAAGCTAAAGGTCTCCCTATGGAGTGAAATGGCCAAGAATTTTGACGCCAAAGCTATGTAGAAAATGCCGCAACAAATGTATGTTGTCATCACCAGCTTGAAAGTAACAATGTATAAATGTAAGCACTGAATAAAAAATAATGCATTACACTTTTGTAACCAACAATTACACATAAATGAATACTATTTATCATTCGCAGATAAACTCATAGCATTAGCCGCATATCACACATGCTTTGTTTTTTATCACGACATTGATGAGAAACAACAATACAAAGCTGGTTAATTTTCTCACTACGAAATGATTATGAATCAATATCTTACCTTTGATAACATTAATGCCAAAGCATTAGCCGCATATCACGCATAATTACTGTATAATATTTTTGGTAAAActgaaataatgaaatagtgAATTCAAAATCACTATGTggtaattttttaaaattacgTTTTAGTTTACCACCTCAGTAAATTATGATTTCCCagaaaagtgattttttttttcgtggaTCGGATCGAGTAGATCCGGGTCGGGCGCGTGGGTGGGATAGACAGATCCGGGTCGACTTAATGAGAAAGAGGGTGGCATGCTGTGCCGATCTGCGGTGGAACGGGGGGCGAGGCACGCCGGCTTTTGGGCAAGACCCTCGCGTCGTCCTTTCTAGGACGATCAGATCGTTGGGGCTGCAGGGTACCGACTGGATCGTCATCGGTGATGGGCCTTCGCCACTAATTTTGTCGTCGTTCTGGGTTGGACGACCAAGGCTGGGTCACGCACAACCGGGTCGGAGATGGGCTGCTGGATCGCCGGCGCAGGTCGCCATCGGTTTTGGATTTGCACTTGTTAGTACTTGCGCAAGGCGAGGCAGATCGGAGAAGATGGTAGCCATGCAGATCGGCGCCGGCTAGGTTTGGTACCCAGAGTGGAAATCTGGGTGTCCAAAGCACAAATCGATTTCtgctggtttttttttcttcagcaATGGTTGTGAAAATTAAAGGTGGGATGCGGCATAAttttgctagggttttgatctctctcttttaaaaaaaaactcaatggCTAAAGccacgtgctgataacgtgttgtaggAAAAATGGAATGATATACTTATCTCATCGATtatcccctttatataggggtcaagattacaatagaaataaatagtaattacaatgacaattaaggctacataatggtgattgatccgttacatccgttgaccataaatgtcattaacttattcatttatttgcattaatgaaggcacactaatggtgtttttccttcacCACAATTAAACATTTTAGAATAGTTGTATAGTAAATACCAAATCATTATTCGCTAACTAGCTACTTAGAGTAACTCCAATATCTTCTATATAATTTTTGCatcattataaaaaattaataaataaatatttttctaTTCCTCGCGCTTCAACTCTAAAATcttctatattttttttgcattatagggaaacaataaaagagaaaattcTCTATTCCTCATGCTTCAACTCCAACAACTTTCATATTTTCGAGTTGCCTCCAAAATCTTTATACTTCTTCGTAAAAAGTGTAGAGAATGCTGTAAATTAAGAGAATTTGGTTTCCTCTCGTTCTTCGCATTCTTTCTTTTGGAGATAGTTTTAGAGAAAATGTAGAGTGAAATAGCTTAATTTTCCCCTGAAATAAAGAAAGTACAAAATTTAGAGAACCTGGTTGGAATTGCTCTTACATTCCATTCATCAAGAGACTTCATTGGGATCCCCACTCTTAGTTTTCTCCTGTTTTGGTCTAGTTAGCACTCCAAGAATAATCTAATATTCAGTATATTCCACTGCAACCTCATCATACTTACTTTTATGCTGCTCTTTTAGATTTctgatattaagctcgacatgttcaaaacaagttcaaaattcaactcacaagggatatgcactccgaatattttctctcaagaacatggtaTAAAGCAACATCgtcatttgatcggttcgattgctcaacatcaatattaaccttgtaagcatcgttagtagtataaagcaaaaggatatcgttcacaaaccggtgATCCATTCAgggcaaagaatcacaaacatttaacaacgaattcataagagtttaaaagatttgagatatgtttcggatcaaaaagaaaataaacctaaactagtatatacatgtgatcaaccaaccaacacataagcaatcatcaaacaaataacataagaacaaaggaaataaaatctaatctcaattaagttcatgccgtaaggttcattatacatcctaaAATTGGTTATGCAattaagttcctcccaaggttcctaactcaatgacactttaacacattcgaactcagccccagcctcattcgaaatctaacatactaacCCATCATGCAACCCCAGtcacataaagaaattaacataTTCAAAGACACAAGTCTAATcgaacctaggcaataatcagtaaaggtgacaaagaacaaacaattaatcaactcccaagtatcaaaatcgtttataactttggattattacacatgcaacatcaacttccgggtatcaatcacacacataagtaagaacacaccgaaaattctttaaataaataaacagaaactcatgacataaaacttaaaattattgaataaaaatcgaaaaccttaattcatcatatcattcaaaagttacaaatatctcatagacaataataaaaatagttttaacaaaacctaaacagaaatcatccaagaacaagaacataaaaacccaaaaactaaacatgaaaatcatagagttacacttttataattctcctcccaatgTTTCTTATAAAGGTAGTAcgaaatcttcaagagtatcgtatcctaggctcccaagctttggacagaaaatatggtgaagggtggtaaattcggattctatggttcttggtgaatgaaagtgtttgggcagagctttggctaatCTTGTGTacaagtttgatgatcttttCTGTGGAATTAGGTGTTGTATATAGGGAaaaaaacccaagggaggctggccacaaagtccacaaagttgaaaccaaattggtttaggtttcctaaattttctcaattcggcagagctgacCTTTGTGCCATGTTGTTGCCATAACTTTTGCTACAACATAGCTATTGAGGTGATTCCAATTCTATTTAAAAATAGACTTCCgtagcttttcatccatatattatACATTATCTGAATCATTGTAAGCTGTCCAAGGGagccgtcaaagttggatgagcTGCACTGGCAGAATTCTGATTCTGATAAGGATTGAACATTAATTGcacatcttcttcctcctttaatgctgatttgttttgcaggatttttctcctttgaattagggaggcagcaagaatgtaataacccgatttttttcGGGGTCAATTTGTAAGGATTCGTTGAAATTTATAAACTTGATAAATTTATTAAGTCGCGTATTTTTTTCGCTTCATGATGATGCCAAATCGAAACGGAACCGTATTCGGAAAGataaattggaaaaacgttacgttttcgcaacgcgagaatcgacttctaccccatcgctcgtttccaaaaactttcttcacgaaagatgtagagctcgtcgatacgatttcgtggacatgtcatgcgttctaatcggacattgtgcatgaaagttattaatgacggaagttagtttccgattttggaaaaaggtataaaaatgaatttttaagaactagggtttccattttcggaaatcCTCATTTCTCTCTGTTTCCTCTCCCCCGCAGTTCTCCCcgaacctctctctctctctctctctcaaaaatCACCTTCGGCGATCTCCCGATCCAGGCCGCCgtggctctcaccgccggcctcAAGAGCTTCGCACGATCCACCGCATCAAACCCCGAGCACGACGCTTCCTTCCACACCACCGTGAAGCCCGCACGACGTCCCAAAGCTCCTGCATCTTCCTCTGCCGTCCAAGCTCGTCGTCGGCGAGTTTAGAGCTCAGGGGATAGTTTGTAACTCCGATTCGCACCCTTGGTGCCACCAGTGAGGCGACCGGAGCTCGAATCGCATCGCCAAATCGCCGCTACTCAATTTGAACCCGTCAGATTCTCGAGTCCTCCGGCGACCTCCGGCCGTTCTAGGGCTCCATATAGGTTTGAGAATGCATTAAATTCAATGCTATGAGTGAATTTGTGAAGTTTGGGAAGAATTGTGGAGAAATTGgggagaatcggaggaggaggggaaaTAGAGATTTCCTCCGCCTTAGGcggcacgtgagggggcgtgaaGGGGGCAGGAGGCGGCTTAAGGCCATGGAAggggaggagaggaagaaagGAGAGGTTTTGGGCGGCGGTTGGAAAGCCACGCGCGCCTGTTTGAGCGGCGCGTGAGCTCCACATGCTGCAACTGTGAGGAGGCGCGTAAGCGCCACGCGctgtcgccggaggtggcgcgtgaacagtaatattTTGTTAAAAGTGATTTtatgtacggtgaatgtaaacagtaatttacgtacagtaaatataaaagtattttacgtacagtaattgtaaagtAAATTTTGAAAAGTAAATTTTGAAAAGTAAATCGGTGATTAATATTTATTGACAGTATTGACTATGAATAGTACATtgtgtacatgaatacgtaaacggtacgtatatgaaaagtaatatgtaaacagtacgtatatgaaaagtaatacgtagacatcacatatatgaacattaatacgtgaacagtaatttcgtaaaaaaatgaaaattgttgaacagtaaaacattagtaCTGTTTCGGATTTGAGGTTTTATGTAACGCTTCTAAATCACTTATCTAttataggtgatcgacacaacaagtaaatgattcgcttgcggaattgtggaaattacgctcaggaatataaggtgagtaaaatctcacagtgatgaatctacccttagcggagattcataattacacatattttaaaagattgaactatgatatgtatatggtatagtgagttgtgtatgtgtataattggtaaaatcgttacatatatatggattgctatattatatactgtcatatttccgttttcaaataagttcatttatagcattgatgtttattttatttgagcatgtcacttggttttgtacaataacatgtgaggactgttttgtacatggttttaacttgagttatgttaaaacgtttttttttattttcttcggagtgttggcatgtcagaacctagccttggccgggcgacagttacgatacagttagagctctagtctatctaccggtgtactggcatgagaggtaacagatggcttatcggcttatgagtacccatatttttggatattgggtaacatataattgcccaatgtctggcggcgtactaacatgaggggtaacagatgagtatctgagtctcatgagtacccgtattataaatgtattcagGTAAACAGATGGATTGCCTgattctcatgagcacttatattttcagatattattgaacaaccagatgggtcgtcctgtgactcatgagtatatttgtaattaaatgttttaagtatttttcttttgtatttatatgcgagttatattattgttttactcatacgagctgcaaagcttaccggggttgtgtttacaatcccggtgcagctattcgatggtgtatgggatagttctacaggtgtggattagcagaattgacaGACTACTCTAAAGACGtcgaagtttatttatttatttatttgtggtgaggattgcgaggattttacattcccctttgaaataatgcttgaattttaaattggttgtgtaataatcaattcaactgagttgtactatgaactcagtaatgatacgctgtgacgataagatgatttcgatttatgagattgttttgagttttcatggcttcgattttcgagtttcatacttgaaaatttcggggtcgtaacaaagaatcttaattgttgcagccttgtttgatttttcttacctcttcacatttatttgctgcatgacttctttgatttttcttacctcttcgcatttatttgctgcatgacttctttgactttcttacctcttctcatttatttgttgcatgacttttttgacattctttggtgcaagaatttatggtgattctgatatagattcgtgcttctatatatataggagaaacaaggtcctAACTTTCCCTTataacccttggatcaaaagcaaatcaatggctgagataattctgccAAACCCACtagacctccgagtaatgattcagtcatatctccatatatgaataagatattgattcgattccaaatcctacataagctagactcacacagctttctatccatatatggtacGTCTTTTAATTCGATCTGatctgtccaggggagcccgtcaaagttggactacgaatcttgacattTTTCTGATTCTtacatggattgggcttttaagtgcatatctttttctctttaataattctgatttatatgcacgaaaatatcttcatatacaccTTGGAAATTCATCTCCAACTTgattttagaatccaactcctaataggaaaccatcaatgccGCACGGCCTCTCCTTATTCCTTGcgcaactaggattgctttccttctctaacatggatttgtcttttctaataagaataagtacgttagaaacacagaaataagaaatgatgaatcctactcgaacaaggaatcatatctcaacaaggattcttaacatttagcacgatttcatcatcaattcactcataatcgatataagctctacctagacacttactcatataaaagaaactaaaacatattaAATAAGAGGTAATAACGAATAAGAATAgtgcataaacacattaaaaacGTCACACTTTATGTTCCTATCAATTTCTCTTATGTGTTGGCTAATTGATCTATGCCTTAGCATGTTGTTCGCAATATTAATAACACCAAATGACAACCTCATAAGAATTCTCAAGTCAAGCTCAATTTTGGCAATGCAATTCACAATGGGAAAAGTTACTATTGTCTTTGTTTTATGTGAACACTTTGGTATGTGATTTTAGTTAGCCCTAGCATTGGAGATACAATTGTGTTGGTAGTAGAAGCTACATAATTAAGCAATAGGTTATGCacaatagcgcccgataactATAAACCAAGTTATCATAGAATGAGAGCTACTTATGATATATATTCTATTAATAAAGCAAAAAAGTGATTCTAATAGTTAAATTTTTGAACTATTAAAAAAGTCCATAgtttaataactttcacaaaCTGAATCTCATGTATATAAGATATTATCATAATTTAGACACAAAACTAAAAGCAAAATCACCCAGAAAATTATGGGAGAGTAGAGaagaaattgagagtttttgcACGCGCGTAGATGCAGGTAGAAAGACTAGTCTTAAATAATAGAAGAACTGATCATGTTCTTAGGAGGATTAGAATCTGGTCAAGAACATTCCTCATTCACCTTTTAAATGTATTTCGTTATTTCCCTTATATTTATCATGGCGCTAACTTCGTATTTGACCGATTGGTTGATTTAAGTTTCATTatcttccccccccccccatttgTCCTAATCTTCTCTTTTAATCAACTGATAGGGGAGTGTTAGAGCAACTTCAACATAaccttcaatttttttctacAATTTGAATTTTGACACTTGACATTTGACATTTTAGTTCAATTTCTCCTCCAACCCAACTGTTAAATTTCTATAATATCCttattttgtaaaaaaaattataatcctTATTTaatcttcttcatctcctctcctctccttcctcccGAATTCGTTGGTTTTCTTCATTTCCTACTCTTTGTAACTCTCTCTGATCAAACCACAATCTCAGTATAAATTGAAAGATCAATCAATCCTCCAAAATTACATATGTTATTGAGGATTATGAAATAGAAAATGGAACTAGCTTCATGTTGTTGCAATTCTCcctctttccctttccttctCCTTCATCCAGAACCAATTACTCGTTATCCACCATACACAATCTAATGaaatccaaaaacaaaattttgaaaactcaGATCCATCAAAGAGCTTAATTTACAGATTAAGAAGGTTCCATAGCGacaatctttttcttcttcttcatcaaatcgatCAGTTAAACATACATAAACCCAGAAGTTCCGCTTTGGTCTGGGTACGAGAGAGCGAGAAGgagtgagagagaagaagaaccaataaaaaaagaaaatacatcAAGCTTGGAGactgtcaaatttgacagtCCAAATCCTAAACTGTCTTCCACTGTAGAATTGAAGATTCAGTTGGAGAGGAGGAAAATAGTCAAAATATTTCCGTTGAAGCTCCTCGGTGGATTTTGACACCACCGCTAAAAATGCTCTTAAAGATTTTGTGTTATAGGTTTTCTTCAATGTACATTAGAgagactgaaaaaaaaaaaaaagcgggCCATATTCCTATCCTCGCAAGTTGCcactttttttaattaaatttccaCAAAACGAGCACAGTAACAGTAGTCGTCTTCATTCATCAAAAGACAAAGATCTGACCAATTGGATTGCGTGCAGTCCACAGTACTtcacttcttctccttctatCTGTACTCCACTCTccacctcttcttcttcttcaaacccAACAGAGAGATCCAACAAACCACTTTCCTCTTTGTTTCTTCACTATCTCTGCTCCACACAACACAGTAACAGAGACCCAGATGGCTATCAACCGAGACTCCACCCCCCCACCTAAGATCGGCAAGATTGGGCCCTACACTGTCTTCATGACTCCACCCTCCACTCCTAAACCGCTCgaagaagaacaacaacacCAGCAGCAACCCGTGTTTGATTCACCCAAGAAAGTTGTCCTGCCTCCGGTGCAGCCGCCGCCTCAGCAGTTTGTGAAGCCGGTCACCGGCGATGGTTCTGTTGTTGGGTTTTTCAAGAATGCTGTCACTAAAGTGCAGAATGGTAGTGCATGCTTTTCCTTTGCTTTTGCTTTTTTGTTTAAGCTAGTGTTTTGGGAAAGTAGATGAAAAGGGTTTGCTCTGGATATAAAGAAATCCTCAGGATTAAATttgttttgaaaatgaaaaatagagTTTGGTTTTTTAGAAACTTGGATTGTGtattttgttatttatttattggtTTTTAGAAACTGAAATAGGAAAGTTTTCAGTGACTCTGTAGCTGGATTTTCGTTTTCTAGTTTCTCCAGTTCCTGTAAAATCATGGGTTTGGTGCTTTAGTGGATGGTTTcgttgatatttgagaggcTAGTGAGCTACTGTTAAAGGTGCCTGTTTGCTTGTTTTGCAGCACATTCGAGTTTGGATGATCACTTGGCGCGCTGGTTCGGGTTGAACCAGTCAAAATATCAGTGGGCACTTGATGATTATTATGAGAACAAGGGATTGGTAAGCACTGGATTGCATCTGTTCCTTGTAGTTACTTAGTTTTTCAGTTCAACTTTTTGTTTGGAATGTTTAACAGCTAGATattgtttgttttgatttaGTTATTACGAAGTGTGTGTATGCTAGATAAGTAATTCAGTTTAGTTCCACTATTTCTTGTGTTTCATTATGCACTCTTATACAATCAAACATATTGTCTTCCTAAGACCTAATGCATATAGTTAAATACACCTTTTACTATTATTGGGTACTTTCCAGAACTCTGGCCAGAGAATGATTATGGTTAATTTCTATCTTTATGTTAAAACTCAAAAGACACAGCAGTTGCTGAACACCCTTGAAAACAGAATTAGGCCTGCTACAAGCTTACAGTagtatattttaattactgcTGTTTGGTCATGAATGGCATTCTAGATGCCATATTAGTGTTGACCTGCTGTAGCTCACAAATATAGTAAAAGGGGTGTAGCTAATAAGGGTGATAAGCAGAAAATCCAAATAGAATTTCGTTAGGCAATCATTCCCTTACGGTAAAGACTACTGTAGTGGACTGACCAAGAGTATTGAAGTAAAGATAACTAACCTCCATGTGTCCGGGAATATCAATTCTGACTTCTCAGATCTATATAAATAATGTGAAATTAATAACGAATCAGAAGGTATGTGACAAGAACagccttttttttcttgtctaAATAAGGAGAACCTCAAAGTGACATGTCTGAAACATAGTAAATGTTTGTAACAAAGTTCCATAGCTATATCAAATGAGAGTTAAATGTCTGCTGAGTGAGCCATTCTGCCTCATGATATCAAACAATAGAAGGAAAACCCTCACAACTTCTGGTGCAGGTTGGTTTCCTCAAAACATCAGTGATCTGTCTTATCAATCGAACGGAGAGAATAAATATCATTTCTTTCTGCAATGTACGACGATCTCCCAGCCTTGCCAAGGATTTATATAGGGAGGCAGGGTGACTTGGGAATCTACAGCATAGATTTACTCATGTTTGCTCATAATTGTCCTAGTTCTGGGAATAGGAAAAAAGCCAAGTGTTGTGGAGATGTGGTGTCATTGCAGGGTTGTTGTGCATGTAAAGAAGTAAAATATCGTTTATCATGGATGTAGCCACGTAGAGGTACAGGTTGAGGATCATTGAAAGAGAGTATAATTCTGGGCAGTACATTGGGCTTTAGCTTCTGAGGTGCTTAGCGTTATAGTCTCTCTTGTAATTTAAGGGACTGGAGACCAGCAGCTGTTTGGTAGTActttttgcttttttttttgggggggagTTTGTGAGGATCTCTGCATCATGTTGCTTCTCTTTTGAGATATTACTGCATGTTTGTTTTCCGGACTCCTTGTGGC
This is a stretch of genomic DNA from Argentina anserina chromosome 4, drPotAnse1.1, whole genome shotgun sequence. It encodes these proteins:
- the LOC126791047 gene encoding uncharacterized protein LOC126791047: MAINRDSTPPPKIGKIGPYTVFMTPPSTPKPLEEEQQHQQQPVFDSPKKVVLPPVQPPPQQFVKPVTGDGSVVGFFKNAVTKVQNAHSSLDDHLARWFGLNQSKYQWALDDYYENKGLEKGSAKAQEVSSKMQSV